CCGTGGACGGGGCCGTCCAGAGCTGACTCAGGGACCATCCCGTGAGTGTAATGAGTCATTACGACACTTCCTCGAGCCTGCCGACACCGGAGCGATGATCGCCGTGCGAAGGCTAGCGCGGGCCTACGACAGCCCGCCGCCGATCGAGCCCGGATCCGGTCAGTCCAGGGCGTCGAGCCAGGCCGTCGAGGGTGCGTCCGACGGTGCGCGCCAGTCGCCGCGCGGGGACAGCGAGCCGCCCGAGCCGATCTTCGGGCCGTTCGGCATCGCGGTGCGCTTGAACTGATTCGCCATGAACCGCTTGAGGAACACCTCCAGCCAGCGCCGGATGGTGGCGGCGTCGTAGGCGTGGCGCTCGTCGTCGCTCATCATCGACGGCCAGATACCGGCCGCCACGTCGCTCCACGCCTGCTCGGCGAGGTACGCGATCTTCGCCGGCCGGTAGCCGAAGCGGGTGAGGTAGTAGAGGAAGAAGTCGTGCAGCTCGTAGGGGCCGACGGTGTCCTCGGTGCTCTGTACGGCGCCGTCCTCCCCGGGCGGGACCAGCTCGGGGGTGATCACGTCGGCGAGGATCTCGCGCAGCGCCGCGGTGGTCTCCGGCGCGTACGACCCGGCGTCGATCATCCAGCGGATCTGATGCTGGATCAGCGACTTGGGGACCGAACCGTTGACGTTGTAATGCGACATCTGATCGCCCACGCCGTAGGTGCACCAGCCCAGGGCCAGCTCGGAGAGGTCGCCGGTGCCGAGCACGATCCCGCCGAGCCGATTGGCGAGCCGGAACAGATGCGAGGTGCGTTCGCCGGCCTGCACGTTCTCGAAGGTCACGTCGTACACGGGGTGCCCGTCGGCGAACGGGTGACCGAGGTCGATCAGCATCTGCTCGCACGACGGCCGGATGTCGAGCTCGTTGCCGCTGACCCCGAGCGAGTCCATCAAGACGTGGCTGCGGGCGAGGGTGTGCCCGCCGGTCGCGAAACCGGGCATCGTGTACGCGTGGATGTCGCTGCGCGGCAGACCGAGCCGGTCGAAGGTCTCCACCGCCACCAGCAGTGCGAGCGTGGAGTCGAGGCCGCCGGAGACACCGATCACGATCTTCGACAGTCCGGTCGCGCGCAACCGCTGGGCCAGGCCCTGGACCTGGATGTTCATCACCTCGCGGCAGCGGCGGTCACGGTCGGCGCCGGACGCGGGGACGAACGGGAAGCGGGGGACCGCGCGGAGCAGATGGTCGTCGGCGCGGTCGAGGTCACCGAGGGTGAAGCCGATCCGGCGGAAACCGCGGACCTGGTCGGCGACGTCGCCGACCTGATCGCGCAGGCTGATCATCCGGGCGCGTTCCTGGCGGAGCCGGTCCAGGTCGACGTCGGCGACGACCAGCTGTTCGGTCATCGCGAAGGCCTCGCTGCGGCCCAGAAGGGTGCCGTTCTCGGCGATCAGCGCGTCGCCGTCCCACGCCAGGTCCGTCGTGGACTCGCCGAATCCGGACGCGACGTACACCTGCGCGGCGACGCACCGCGCGGAGTGTCCGGTGACGAGTGCCTGCCGGTAGCTCTCCTTGCCGATGGTCACCGGGCTGCCGGAGAGATTGATCAGCACCGTCGCGCCGGCCAGTGACGCCCACGTGCTCGGCGGGATCGGCACCCAGCCGTCCTCGCAGATCTCGGCGTGCACCCGGAAACCGGGCAGGTCGGTCGCCTCGAAGATCAGGTCGGTGCCGAACGGCACCTCGCGGCTGCCGAGGAGCACCGAGTCGACCACGGCGTCGCGCGCCGCCGCGAAGTAGCGCTGCTCGTAGAACTCGCGGTAGTTCGGCAGGTAGCTCTTCGGGGTCACCCCGAGGATCTCCCCGTCCTGGATCAGCACCGCGCAGTTGAAGAGGGCATCGTCGACCCGCAGCGGGGCGCCGACGGCCACCAGGGGGCGCAGGCCGACGGTGGCCGCGGCGATCTCGTCGAGCGCCGTCATCACCGCGTCGAGCAGGGCGTCCTGCTGCACCAGGTCGTCGACGCTGTAGCCGCACAGCCCGAGTTCGGGGAAGACGACCAGTGCCGCATCGCGCTCGTGGGCGGCGCGGATCAGTTCGATGGTGCGCTCGGCGTTGCGGCGCGGGTCCGCCAGCGCCAGCACGGGCACGGCGGCGGCGAGACGGGCGAAGCCGTGTGAGTAGACCGACACGGCGTCCACGGTATCGCGCGTGGCAGCATGGGGGCATGACGAACCCGGCCTCCGCCCGCACCCTGTCGGTCCGGCGCATTCCGTTGCTCGCTGCGCTGCTGACGGTGCTCGCCCTGACCGGGGCGCTGCTCGGGGCGGGCCCGGCGTCCGCGCATTCGGCCGTCGTCGGATCGAGCCCGGAGAACGGTGCCAAGGTCGACCGCTCGCCGGGCGTCGTGTCGATCACCTTCAACGAGGACCTGCGGCCCGAATACGCGGTCCTCAAGGTGGTCGGGCCGGACGGCAACTTCTGGCAGCAGGGCGATCCGACGGTCCAGGGCCGGGTGATCTCGGTGCCGGTCAACGCTCTCGGACCGACCGGGGAATACCAGGTCAACTATCGCGTCACCTCGGCCGACGGCCACCCCGTGCAGGGGCAGCGCACGTTCACCCTCACCGTCGCGGGTAACGGTCAGCCGGGAGCGAAGGCCGACGCCGACACGCTCTCCATCAAGAACGAGGACCACGGCTTCCCGGTCTGGGGAATCGTGCTGATCATCATCGCGGCGCTCGTCGTGATCGGCGGCGGATTGGCCGTCGCCCTCCGCCGCCGGGGTGCCTGACCTCCCGATCGGCCCCGTCCGGGCGGCGCTGCCGGCCGTCGCGGCGGCCGGTGCGCTCCTCGGCGTCGCGATCTGCGGGCTGCTCGCCGGACGCGCCGGGCCGGAGGGTTCGGCGTGGGCCGCGGCGCTCTCGCTCGGCGCGGCCTGCCTGCTGGTCGGTCTGGGCGGACTCGAGTACGTCGAGGCCCGGCCCTCGCGCGCACTGATCGCGGCGGTGGCCGGATTCTGGGGCGCCACGTCCCTGGTCGCGGCCTGGCTGGAACTGGCCGGGCGGGCCGGCGTCGGACCGTGGCGGCTGGGTCTCGGCGATCTGATGCTCGGCCTGGAATCCGGACTCGCCCCGCTGATCTGCGTGGGCGGCGCGGTCCTGGTGCTGATCTGGTGCGCCCGGCCGTTCGCCGCGCAGGTGCTGGTCGCGGTGATCGCCGCGGCCGGCGTGCTGGCCCTGTCGATCAGCGGGCACGCCGCGACCGGCGCGTGGACCCCGCTGCTGGTCGGCGCGCATGCCCTGGCGGCCGCGTGGTGGACGGGGACGCTTGCCGCGCTGGCGGTCAGCGTCCGCGGGCGGCGCGGATGGTCGGTGTCGCTGCCGCTGTTCTCCGGGTACGCGCTGTACGCGGCCGCGGTGCTCGTCGCGACCGGGGTGCTGGCCGCGCTGGTGGAGCTCGGGGTGAGCGCGCGATGGTGGGACACCGGCTACGGCCGGGTGGTGCTCGCCAAGGCCGCGATCCTGGTCGTGGTGCTGGCGTTCGCGGCGACGCATCGCCGTCGATGGGTGCCGGCGGCGGCCCGGCACGCGGCGCCCGAGGCGGTGTCGCTGCGGCGCGCGGCCGTCGAGACCATCCTGCTGAGCGTGGTCCTGGGGCTGGCCGCGGGGCTGGCCACGACCGCGCCCGGAGTGTCGTGAGCGCTGTCCGGCGCACAGGAAACCGCCGAGACGATTCACAGGAGTTGTCCAGCCTCGCCGGGTAGCGTTACTCGCCGTGGGCAAGAACAGTCTCGGGTTCGGTTCTCTCAAGCGCGCCGTCGGGCATGTCGTGCGGCCCTATCCGGTCCGGGACCTGCCGGAGGGCCGGTACCTGGAGTTGCCGGGCCGGGGCACCACGTTCATCACCGACTCGGGCCCGCGTGAAGCGCCGGTGCTGTTTCTGCTCCACTCGGTGGCGACCACCGGCCTGCTCTGCTGGTACCCGGTGATTCCGGAGCTCGGCCGCGATTTCCGGGTGATCACCATCGACCATCGCTGGCACGGCCGCGGCATCCGGTCGGCGGATTTCACGCTGGAACTCTGCGCCGACGACGCGGTCGCGGTCGCCGACCGGCTCGGTATCGAGAGCTTCATCGCGGCCGGCTTCTCCATGGGCGGCGGCATCGCGCAACTCGCGTGGCGCCGGCACGCGGATCGCGTCGACGGTCTGGTGCTGTGCTCCACCGGGCCGTACTTCTCCAGCAACGACCCCGAGGAACTGGCCCGGGATCAGCGGATGGGCGCGGTCGCGGCGCGCTTCGACCGCTTCGTGCCGGTTCCGTCCGACCGGCGGCTCAACGACTGGTCTGCGCATCCGGCGAAGTGGGGGATCAGCCAGTTCCTGTCCACCCCGATGAGCAAGCTCGGCGCGTTCAGCGGGGCGATGGCCGCGTTCGACGCGCGCGATTGGCTGGGCGAGGTCGACGTGCCGACCTCCGTCGTCGTCTCCACCCGCGACAAGACCGTCCCCCCGGAACGGCAGCGGTTGCTCTCCGGCGGGATCGGCGGCGCGCTCGAATTCCCGGTCGACGGCGGTCACGCGGTGTGTGTGCTCGGCGCCGAACGCTTCGTCCCGGCCTTCGGTGACGCCGTCCGCTCGGTGCTCGCCCGCACGCGGGAACCCGCGGCGCTGTCCGGCTGAGATGCGCCAAAGGGCCCCGGTCGACCTTCCGGCCAGGACCCTTCGCGGTGCCCCCAGTAGGGCTCGAACCTACGACCTGCGGATTAAAAGTCCGTAGCTCTACCAACTGAGCTATAGGGGCGGGCGCGTCATGCGCGAATGCAGCTTACCGGGTGTTCGCGTCCCGGGCAGCACCGGCCACGCCGGTCACGGGCCGTAGATGCGCAGGAAGTTGGCGACGGCCTGGTCGGCGCGCACCCGGACGGCGTCGGGAGTCATGCGGGCGTCGCCGAGGAGGGCGCGCATCTGGTCGTCCTGCATCGCCAGGCCGTAGAGCTCTTTCGCGGCGCGCGGGGCGTCGTCGATGCGGAGCAGTCCGGCACGCGAGGCGTCGGCCAAGTACGCGGCGAGAAGCGGTCGCTGCCGGTCCGCGCCGTCGCGGAGCACGACCGGGCCCAGCGCCGGCTCGTTCATCGCCGCGCGCAGAATCGCGAGCGACAGGTCGCCGTGCAGGACCCGCAGCAGCTGGTGGGTCCAGGCGGTCAGGACCTCGCGCGGGTCCTGCTCGGTGGGCGACGAGGCGTGCACCTGGATCTGCGTGAGGTCGTAGTTGCGCTCGGCGATGGCGCTGACCAGCGCTTCCCGATTGCCGAACCACGAATAGATGGTGCTCTTGGAGGCGCCGGTCCGCTCGGCGACCGCGTTCACCGTGAACGACGGATAGCCGCGCTCCACCAGAAGTGCGGCGGCGGCGTCGAGCATCGCGGACTTGCGGGCGGCCACTTCGCCGGTCCGGGGCCGGCCGCGGCGACTGGGGCGCGGGGCGTCCTGCGTCATGGCTAGAAGGTACTCGGCCGAGGCGATCCGCGCGACACGGTGCGGTCATCCGAAACGGGAGGCTTGACCAGGCGATTTGTGAATCGCGGACGGTGTGCCATACGCTGATCAAGCTCCCAACGAGGACATCCGGCCCCCTTCGTCTAGCGGCCTAGGACGCCGCCCTTTCAAGGCGGTAGCGCGGGTTCGAATCCCGTAGGGGGTACGCTCTGCGATGAAAATCGCGGACATAACTGAACATGGCCCTGTGGCGCAGTTGGTTAGCGCGCCGCCCTGTCACGGCGGAGGTCGCGGGTTCGAGTCCCGTCAGGGTCGCCAGTATGGCGACGATGTGTCGCACGTCGCGTGCGTGCATGTCAGCAATACCACGGCCAGGTAGCTCAGTTGGTACGAGCGTCCGCCTGAAAAGCGGAAGGTCGCCGGTTCGATCCCGGCCCTGGCCACTCGGCCCCCGGTATTCCGGGGGTTTTCCTGCGTCCGGCGCGGGAGACAACAAAACATGGCCCTGTGGCGCAGTTGGTTAGCGCGCCGCCCTGTCACGGCGGAGGTCGCGGGTTCGAGTCCCGTCAGGGTCGCCATGTGTGAACAATCCCCCAGAGATAAAATCTGGGGGATTGTTCGTCTGTTGGGCTGCTCCCGTACGCTGGCCTGGCGAGTTTTCTTGTATTCGTGCGCACCTCGAACCACACTGGACACAGCCAGCACTAGGGAGGCACCGTGGCTAAGAACGACCCCAAGGATCCGAATCCGAGTCCGAAGGTCGTCGACAATGTCGTGGATCGGGAGTTCACCGTCGAGCGGCTCGTCGAGAATCCAGTGGAACGCATCGTCGACAAGCCGGTCACCATGGAGCGGATCGTCGAACGACTCGTCGTCGACACGGTCGACATGGTGGTGGACAAGCCGACCACCGTCAGCCGCCTGGTCGAGCGCCCGGTCGTGACCATCGTCGACTCCGTCGAGGACAAGCCGATCGAGGTCAGCCGCTTGGTCGAGCGACCCGTGGTCAGCGTGCGCGACGACGTACAGGACGTCCCCGTCGACGTGTCCCGGCTGGTCCAGAAGCCGGTCGTGACCGTGGTCGACGAGGTGGTGGAGAAGCCGGTCGACGTGCCGCGCCGGGTGGAGAAGCCCATCGTCACCATCGTCGACGACGTGGTGGACAAGCCGGTCGAGGTCTCCCGGATCGTGGAGAAGCCGATCGTGACGGTGCTCGACGACGTCGTGGAGAAGCCCAAGCCGGTCTCCCGCCTGGTGGAGAAGCCGATCGTCACCGTCGTCGACGAGGTGGTCGACAAGGAGATCGCGGTTCCGCGCCTGGTGGAGAAGCCGATCGTCACGATCGTCGACGACATCGCCGACAAGCCGGTCAACATCCAGCGCAAGGTCGAGAAGCCGATCGTCTCGATCGTCGACGAGATCACCGAGAAGCCGCTCGAGCTGACGCGCCAGGTGGAGCAGCCCGTCGTCACCTTCGTCGACGAGATCGTCGACACGCCGGTCGACGTCCCCCGTGCGGTGGAGAAGCCGATCGTCACCTTCGTCGACCAGGTGGTCGAGGTGCCGGTCGAGCTGCCGCGCGAGGTGGAGCGGCCGATCGTCACCTTCGTCGACGAGGTGGTGGACCGCCCGGTCGACGTGCCGCGGCTGGTGGAGAAGCTCGTGGTCTCGTTCGTCGACGAGATCACCGAACGCGCCGTCGACGTGCCGCGCCTGGTAGAGCGGCTGGTCGTGACCGTCGTCGATGAGGTGGTCGACGCGCCCGTCGAGGTCGATCGCCTCGTGGAGAAGCTGATCGTCGACATCCGTGACCAGATCGTCGAGAAGGAGGTCACCGTCGACCGGATCGTCGAGAAGCCGGTGGTGACCGTCGTCGAGCGTGAGGTCGAGGTCCCGATCGAGCAGATCGTGGAGAAGGTCGTCGAGGTCCCGGTCGAGAAGATCGTCGAGGTGACCGTCGAGAAGCCCGTCGAGAAGATCGTCGAGAAGATCGTCGAGGTCCCCGTCGAGAAGATCGTCTACAAGATGGTTGAGAAAGAGGTCGAGAAGGTCGTCGAACTCGTCGTCGAGAAGCCGGTCGTCAAGCACGTCGAGGTACCGCGCGAGCTGATCGTCGAGAAGGTCGTTCAGGTCCCGGTCGAGAAGGTGGTCGACAAGGAGATCGAACGGGTCGTCGAGAAGCCGAACCTGGTCGAGAAGATCGTCGAGACCCCCGTCGACCGCGTAGTCGAGCGGGTGGTGGAGCAGCCGAACATCATCGAGAAGGTGGTGGAGAAGCCGGTCGATCGCGTGGTCGAGCGCATCGTCGAGGTGCCGAACGTGGTCGAGGAGATCGTCGAGAAGCCCGTCGACCGGACGGTCGAGCGCGTCGTCGAGGCCCCCAACGTGGTCGAGGAGATCGTCGAGAAGCCCGTCGACAAGGTCGTCGAGCGGACGGTCGAGGCCCCGAACATCGTGGAGAAGGTGGTGGAGAAGCCGGTCGACCGCGTGGTCGAGCGCTCGGTCGAGGCGCCCAACATCATCGAGAAGGTGGTGGAGAAGCCGGTCGACCGCGAGGTCGCCAAGACCGTCGAGGTCCCCAACATCGTCGAGAAGGTGATCGACAAGCCGGTCGATCACGTCGTCGAGCGTGTCGTCGAACAGCCGAACGTGGTGGAGAAGGTGATCGAGAAGCCGGTCGACCGCGTGGTCGAGCGGATTGTCGAGGTCCCGAACATCGTGGAGAAGGTCGTCGACAAGGAGGTCGACCGCGAGGTCGAGAAGGTCGTCGAGAAGCTCAACATCGTGGAGAAGGTGATCGAGACCCCGGTCGACCGCGTCGTGGAGCGGATGATCGAGCAGCCGAACATCATCGAGAAGATCGTCGAATCGCCGGTCGACCGCGAGGTGGAACGGATCGTCGAGGTGCCCAACGTCGTGGAGAACGTCGTGGAGACCCCGGTCGATCGGGTGGTCGAGCGGGTGGTCGAGAAGCCGAACGTGGTCGAGAAGGTGATCGAGAAGCCGGTCGATCGGGTGGTCGAGCGGGTGGTCGAGAAGCCGAACGTGGTCGAGAAGGTGATCGACAAGCCGGTCCAGCATGTCGTGGAGAAGGTGGTCGAGCGCCCGGAGATCGTGGAGAAGCTGGTCGAGAAGCCGGTCACCCGCGAGTTCGAGAAGCTGGTCGAGAACCCCGTTCTCGTCGAGAAGCTGGTCGAGAAGGACATCAAGCAGGTCGTCGAGCGCGTCGTCGAGAAGCCGGTCTTCGTCGACGTCGAGAAGGTGATCGAGCGACCGGTCTACGTCGAGGTCGAGAAGGTGATCGAGAAGCCGGTCGAGAAGATCGTCGAGGTCGTGGTCGAGAAGCCGGTCTTCGTGCGCAAGGTGGTCGAGCGCGAGGTGGAGCACGTCGTGGAGGACGAGCGCGCCACCCGCACCGTCACACACGCGCCGCGCGGCGGCGAGGATGTGCAGGCGCACTTCGTGGAGCGCGAGCAGACCGACACCAACTGGCTCGACGCCCGCACCGGCGCGCACCCCGAGGACGGGGTCGCCGGCGCGTCGTCGCCGGAACTCGATGTGAAGGGCGTCGCGCAGTACGCGGTGCCCGGGGACGACGACACCGACGACGAGTTCCGGGACCGTCAGTCCTGATGTCCGGCCGGACCCGACCGGGTATGCGTGTCGCGAGCGCATCGGCGCTCGGTGTGGTGTCGGTGCTCGCCGTGCTGTTCACGGTCGTGCTGGGCGGGGGCCTCGCGCGGGCGGACGTGCGGGGCGACGCCACCGCGGCGATCGGCGCCTTCGCCGCCGACTCCGGCAATGCCGCCCTGCTCGGCGGTCCGACCGGCACGCTGCGGATGGTCCGCGGCGGCGGAGGTGCATCGCAGACCTTCGAACGCGGCACCGTCTACTACTCGCCGGACACCGGCGCGCAGGCCGTGTACGGCGCGATCGCCGCGCGATACCGCGCGGTCGGCGGACCCGCCGCGATCGGCTATCCGACCGGCGGCGAACAGGCCGCCGGCGACGGCCGGTTCTCCGAGTTCAACGGCCCGGAGGGGGCCGCCATCTACTGGAGTCCCACGACGCGCGCCTCGCTGCTGACCGGCGGCGTGCTGCGGGCGTGGCGGGCCTCCGGCGGGGTGACCGGTCCGTTCGGGTTCCCCACCTCGGACACCGTGAACACCGGCCGCGCCGACGAGGCCGACTTCGCCGGACCGGCGGGCACGCACATCGCGTGGTCGTCGACGACCGGCCTGGAGACCACGCCGGCCGAGTTGCTGGCGTCGATGCCGACGATGGCGGTCGCCGCGGACTCGACCGAGACCATCTCGGCGGCCAAGCCCGCGCCGCCGGCCCCGGCCGCCCGGTCCGGGTGGCGGAAATGGTGGCCGTGGGCGGTCGCCGCG
The nucleotide sequence above comes from Gordonia sp. PP30. Encoded proteins:
- a CDS encoding NAD(+) synthase; the encoded protein is MSVYSHGFARLAAAVPVLALADPRRNAERTIELIRAAHERDAALVVFPELGLCGYSVDDLVQQDALLDAVMTALDEIAAATVGLRPLVAVGAPLRVDDALFNCAVLIQDGEILGVTPKSYLPNYREFYEQRYFAAARDAVVDSVLLGSREVPFGTDLIFEATDLPGFRVHAEICEDGWVPIPPSTWASLAGATVLINLSGSPVTIGKESYRQALVTGHSARCVAAQVYVASGFGESTTDLAWDGDALIAENGTLLGRSEAFAMTEQLVVADVDLDRLRQERARMISLRDQVGDVADQVRGFRRIGFTLGDLDRADDHLLRAVPRFPFVPASGADRDRRCREVMNIQVQGLAQRLRATGLSKIVIGVSGGLDSTLALLVAVETFDRLGLPRSDIHAYTMPGFATGGHTLARSHVLMDSLGVSGNELDIRPSCEQMLIDLGHPFADGHPVYDVTFENVQAGERTSHLFRLANRLGGIVLGTGDLSELALGWCTYGVGDQMSHYNVNGSVPKSLIQHQIRWMIDAGSYAPETTAALREILADVITPELVPPGEDGAVQSTEDTVGPYELHDFFLYYLTRFGYRPAKIAYLAEQAWSDVAAGIWPSMMSDDERHAYDAATIRRWLEVFLKRFMANQFKRTAMPNGPKIGSGGSLSPRGDWRAPSDAPSTAWLDALD
- a CDS encoding copper resistance CopC family protein → MTNPASARTLSVRRIPLLAALLTVLALTGALLGAGPASAHSAVVGSSPENGAKVDRSPGVVSITFNEDLRPEYAVLKVVGPDGNFWQQGDPTVQGRVISVPVNALGPTGEYQVNYRVTSADGHPVQGQRTFTLTVAGNGQPGAKADADTLSIKNEDHGFPVWGIVLIIIAALVVIGGGLAVALRRRGA
- a CDS encoding CopD family protein, whose protein sequence is MPDLPIGPVRAALPAVAAAGALLGVAICGLLAGRAGPEGSAWAAALSLGAACLLVGLGGLEYVEARPSRALIAAVAGFWGATSLVAAWLELAGRAGVGPWRLGLGDLMLGLESGLAPLICVGGAVLVLIWCARPFAAQVLVAVIAAAGVLALSISGHAATGAWTPLLVGAHALAAAWWTGTLAALAVSVRGRRGWSVSLPLFSGYALYAAAVLVATGVLAALVELGVSARWWDTGYGRVVLAKAAILVVVLAFAATHRRRWVPAAARHAAPEAVSLRRAAVETILLSVVLGLAAGLATTAPGVS
- a CDS encoding alpha/beta fold hydrolase is translated as MGKNSLGFGSLKRAVGHVVRPYPVRDLPEGRYLELPGRGTTFITDSGPREAPVLFLLHSVATTGLLCWYPVIPELGRDFRVITIDHRWHGRGIRSADFTLELCADDAVAVADRLGIESFIAAGFSMGGGIAQLAWRRHADRVDGLVLCSTGPYFSSNDPEELARDQRMGAVAARFDRFVPVPSDRRLNDWSAHPAKWGISQFLSTPMSKLGAFSGAMAAFDARDWLGEVDVPTSVVVSTRDKTVPPERQRLLSGGIGGALEFPVDGGHAVCVLGAERFVPAFGDAVRSVLARTREPAALSG
- a CDS encoding TetR/AcrR family transcriptional regulator — encoded protein: MTQDAPRPSRRGRPRTGEVAARKSAMLDAAAALLVERGYPSFTVNAVAERTGASKSTIYSWFGNREALVSAIAERNYDLTQIQVHASSPTEQDPREVLTAWTHQLLRVLHGDLSLAILRAAMNEPALGPVVLRDGADRQRPLLAAYLADASRAGLLRIDDAPRAAKELYGLAMQDDQMRALLGDARMTPDAVRVRADQAVANFLRIYGP